In Phaseolus vulgaris cultivar G19833 chromosome 10, P. vulgaris v2.0, whole genome shotgun sequence, a single genomic region encodes these proteins:
- the LOC137818109 gene encoding disease resistance protein RUN1-like isoform X3: protein MELASSSSKIPQMYDVLINFNGEDIQRKFVSHLDSALSAVGFTTFLHHPNADNPIHFQQPILNLCRVAIVVFTKSYSQSAWCLNQLQQIIKWHQTYCRHVLPVYYEIQPSDVRLQMGGFGKAFKATAHQTFSPQQLRHGMSRWSHALTKAANLFGWDESNYRSDAELVDKIVKTVLYLPVLSATKFPVGLQLHMEDAILTIKYESTEVCMISICAEGGSGKTTLAKAIYHQIHGTFVEKSFIEGIGQFSGIRGDLRLLEQLLSDVLNTKVEIDSFEMGRSMIRERLSGKRVLIVLDDIPTFNGQLLRECFHWFGGGSVIIITTRPENILRIYKADSVIHVKLMNANESLELLSWHAFREAKPKQEYHFLAERVVSYCGGIPLALEVIGSYLYERTKDEWNSVLLLLDSIPQHDVESKLRISFNGLSNQMQKDLFLDVCCSFVGKSRTYVTKILNGCGIDADSGIRVLIKHSLIQINKNNKLIMHPLLREMGREIIRHISTNQPWKNSQLWWFDNDAEYALSENTLFSSKGTKVIQRLPIGRDFVRHHPLRVRDPSRLLKLAGDSEYHFKKLRWISFRGFSSEYLTNHFYLHDAIAIDVKHSLLRFLWKEPQVFASSESCDVTLPGDNDPYWLAHMGNGHYVSFTVPQHRVVKGMALCVVYLSTSEIIEPELTTVLIVNYTKCTCQIHNHGTGISFNDEDWHDILSSLGSGDKVEIFVNFGHDLVIKNTAVYLICCESND, encoded by the exons ATGGAATTGGCCTCTTCATCATCCAAAATCCCACAGATGTACGATGTGCTCATCAACTTTAATGGAGAAGACATCCAAAGGAAATTTGTTTCTCATCTCGATTCTGCCCTCTCTGCTGTTGGCTTCACCACTTTCCTTCACCACCCCAATGCAGACAACCCAATTCACTTCCAACAACCTATTCTCAATCTCTGTCGTGTAGCAATTGTTGTTTTCACCAAATCCTATTCTCAGTCTGCTTGGTGTCTTAATCAGCTTCAACAAATCATCAAATGGCACCAAACTTATTGCCGACATGTTCTGCCCGTTTATTACGAAATCCAGCCATCTGATGTACGTCTTCAGATGGGTGGTTTTGGAAAAGCCTTCAAAGCAACTGCACACCAAACATTCTCACCACAACAACTGAGGCATGGCATGTCCAGATGGAGCCATGCACTCACCAAAGCTGCAAATTTATTTGGATGGGATGAGAGCAATTACAG GAGTGATGCTGAACTAGTGGACAAAATTGTTAAGACAGTTCTTTATTTACCAGTCTTGTCTGCTACTAAATTTCCAGTTGGATTACAATTACACATGGAGGATGCGATTCTAACTATCAAATATGAATCCACGGAAGTTTGTATGATATCAATATGTGCAGAGGGAGGATCTGGCAAAACCACCCTTGCCAAAGCCATCTACCATCAAATTCATGGTACATTCGTAGAGAAAAGTTTCATTGAAGGTATTGGGCAATTTAGCGGAATAAGAGGGGATCTTCGTTTACTAGAACAACTCCTTTCAGATGTCCTAAACACGAAGGTAGAGATAGATAGCTTTGAGATGGGAAGAAGTATGATTCGGGAAAGACTTTCTGGTAAAAGGGTGCTCATTGTACTTGACGATATACCTACGTTTAATGGACAATTACTACGGGAATGCTTTCATTGGTTCGGAGGAGGAAGTGTAATAATCATTACAACAAGACCTGAAAACATACTGAGGATATATAAAGCTGATTCTGTTATTCATGTAAAGTTAATGAACGCAAACGAGTCCCTTGAGCTTCTTAGTTGGCACGCATTTAGAGAAGCAAAACCAAAACAAGAATACCATTTCCTTGCAGAAAGAGTAGTTTCTTATTGTGGAGGAATACCTTTAGCTCTTGAAGTCATTGGAAGTTATTTATATGAAAGGACCAAAGATGAATGGAATTCAGTACTGTTACTATTAGACAGTATTCCCCAGCACGATGTTGAATCGAAATTGAGAATAAGTTTCAACGGTTTAAGCAATCAAATGCAAAAAGATTTATTTCTTGATGTATGTTGTTCCTTTGTTGGTAAGAGCAGAACCTATGTCACGAAGATCCTAAATGGCTGTGGAATAGACGCTGATAGTGGAATAAGAGTTCTCATAAAGCATAGTCTCATACAAATTAataagaacaacaaattaataatGCATCCGTTGCTACGAGAAATGGGAAGAGAAATTATTCGTCATATTTCAACAAATCAACCCTGGAAGAACAGTCAACTGTGGTGGTTTGATAATGATGCAGAATATGCACTGTCAGAGAATACG cTCTTTTCCTCAAAGGGCACAAAAGTCATTCAGAGATTGCCTATCGGAAGAGATTTCGTCAGACACCATCCTTTACGGGTAAGAGACCCATCAAGACTGCTGAAACTCGCTGGAGATTCTGAGTACCATTTTAAGAAACTGAGATGGATCAGTTTTCGAGGGTTTTCTTCAGAATACCTAACTAACCACTTTTATCTGCACGATGCAATAGCCATTGATGTAAAACACAGTCTTCTTCGATTCCTTTGGAAAGAACCCCAG GTATTTGCAAGCAGTGAGTCATGTGATGTTACTCTCCCAGGTGACAATGATCCTTATTGGTTGGCCCATATGGGTAATGGACATTATGTTTCTTTCACTGTGCCACAACATCGTGTGGTGAAGGGAATGGCTTTGTGTGTTGTTTATTTATCAACCTCCGAAATCATTGAACCTGAACTTACTACTGTCTTAATTGTTAATTACACGAAGTGCACATGCCAAATACACAATCATGGCACAGGAATTTCCTTTAATGATGAAGATTGGCATGACATATTGTCAAGTTTAGGATCAGGTGACAAGGTGGAGATTTTTGTGAATTTTGGTCACGATTTGGTGATTAAGAACACAGCTGTCTATCTGATATGTTGTGAATCAAATGACTAG
- the LOC137818109 gene encoding disease resistance protein RUN1-like isoform X1, with the protein MELASSSSKIPQMYDVLINFNGEDIQRKFVSHLDSALSAVGFTTFLHHPNADNPIHFQQPILNLCRVAIVVFTKSYSQSAWCLNQLQQIIKWHQTYCRHVLPVYYEIQPSDVRLQMGGFGKAFKATAHQTFSPQQLRHGMSRWSHALTKAANLFGWDESNYRSDAELVDKIVKTVLYLPVLSATKFPVGLQLHMEDAILTIKYESTEVCMISICAEGGSGKTTLAKAIYHQIHGTFVEKSFIEGIGQFSGIRGDLRLLEQLLSDVLNTKVEIDSFEMGRSMIRERLSGKRVLIVLDDIPTFNGQLLRECFHWFGGGSVIIITTRPENILRIYKADSVIHVKLMNANESLELLSWHAFREAKPKQEYHFLAERVVSYCGGIPLALEVIGSYLYERTKDEWNSVLLLLDSIPQHDVESKLRISFNGLSNQMQKDLFLDVCCSFVGKSRTYVTKILNGCGIDADSGIRVLIKHSLIQINKNNKLIMHPLLREMGREIIRHISTNQPWKNSQLWWFDNDAEYALSENTLFSSKGTKVIQRLPIGRDFVRHHPLRVRDPSRLLKLAGDSEYHFKKLRWISFRGFSSEYLTNHFYLHDAIAIDVKHSLLRFLWKEPQVLMWLKVLDLSHSKYLIETPVFYGTRSLEQLILKDCPRLRQVHPSIGCLCNLILLNLQDCTNLSNLPKKIYKLKSLKTLILSGCSKMDLMEKDIVRMKSFITIIAKNTVMKQLPFTIVSPKSIGYISLRGFEGFSHNLFPSIIRSRMSPTMNPLSYIHSFMHMEDNNWDDISPLLSSLTNLRSVSVQCDAEFQLSEQVKTIVAEYGANVRESVLSKHHVRYSLTGVGRYKEFFNTVSDIIPKVFASSESCDVTLPGDNDPYWLAHMGNGHYVSFTVPQHRVVKGMALCVVYLSTSEIIEPELTTVLIVNYTKCTCQIHNHGTGISFNDEDWHDILSSLGSGDKVEIFVNFGHDLVIKNTAVYLICCESND; encoded by the exons ATGGAATTGGCCTCTTCATCATCCAAAATCCCACAGATGTACGATGTGCTCATCAACTTTAATGGAGAAGACATCCAAAGGAAATTTGTTTCTCATCTCGATTCTGCCCTCTCTGCTGTTGGCTTCACCACTTTCCTTCACCACCCCAATGCAGACAACCCAATTCACTTCCAACAACCTATTCTCAATCTCTGTCGTGTAGCAATTGTTGTTTTCACCAAATCCTATTCTCAGTCTGCTTGGTGTCTTAATCAGCTTCAACAAATCATCAAATGGCACCAAACTTATTGCCGACATGTTCTGCCCGTTTATTACGAAATCCAGCCATCTGATGTACGTCTTCAGATGGGTGGTTTTGGAAAAGCCTTCAAAGCAACTGCACACCAAACATTCTCACCACAACAACTGAGGCATGGCATGTCCAGATGGAGCCATGCACTCACCAAAGCTGCAAATTTATTTGGATGGGATGAGAGCAATTACAG GAGTGATGCTGAACTAGTGGACAAAATTGTTAAGACAGTTCTTTATTTACCAGTCTTGTCTGCTACTAAATTTCCAGTTGGATTACAATTACACATGGAGGATGCGATTCTAACTATCAAATATGAATCCACGGAAGTTTGTATGATATCAATATGTGCAGAGGGAGGATCTGGCAAAACCACCCTTGCCAAAGCCATCTACCATCAAATTCATGGTACATTCGTAGAGAAAAGTTTCATTGAAGGTATTGGGCAATTTAGCGGAATAAGAGGGGATCTTCGTTTACTAGAACAACTCCTTTCAGATGTCCTAAACACGAAGGTAGAGATAGATAGCTTTGAGATGGGAAGAAGTATGATTCGGGAAAGACTTTCTGGTAAAAGGGTGCTCATTGTACTTGACGATATACCTACGTTTAATGGACAATTACTACGGGAATGCTTTCATTGGTTCGGAGGAGGAAGTGTAATAATCATTACAACAAGACCTGAAAACATACTGAGGATATATAAAGCTGATTCTGTTATTCATGTAAAGTTAATGAACGCAAACGAGTCCCTTGAGCTTCTTAGTTGGCACGCATTTAGAGAAGCAAAACCAAAACAAGAATACCATTTCCTTGCAGAAAGAGTAGTTTCTTATTGTGGAGGAATACCTTTAGCTCTTGAAGTCATTGGAAGTTATTTATATGAAAGGACCAAAGATGAATGGAATTCAGTACTGTTACTATTAGACAGTATTCCCCAGCACGATGTTGAATCGAAATTGAGAATAAGTTTCAACGGTTTAAGCAATCAAATGCAAAAAGATTTATTTCTTGATGTATGTTGTTCCTTTGTTGGTAAGAGCAGAACCTATGTCACGAAGATCCTAAATGGCTGTGGAATAGACGCTGATAGTGGAATAAGAGTTCTCATAAAGCATAGTCTCATACAAATTAataagaacaacaaattaataatGCATCCGTTGCTACGAGAAATGGGAAGAGAAATTATTCGTCATATTTCAACAAATCAACCCTGGAAGAACAGTCAACTGTGGTGGTTTGATAATGATGCAGAATATGCACTGTCAGAGAATACG cTCTTTTCCTCAAAGGGCACAAAAGTCATTCAGAGATTGCCTATCGGAAGAGATTTCGTCAGACACCATCCTTTACGGGTAAGAGACCCATCAAGACTGCTGAAACTCGCTGGAGATTCTGAGTACCATTTTAAGAAACTGAGATGGATCAGTTTTCGAGGGTTTTCTTCAGAATACCTAACTAACCACTTTTATCTGCACGATGCAATAGCCATTGATGTAAAACACAGTCTTCTTCGATTCCTTTGGAAAGAACCCCAG GTTTTGATGTGGCTAAAAGTCCTTGATCTTAGTCACTCCAAGTATTTAATAGAAACCCCTGTCTTTTATGGAACACGAAGTCTTGAACAGCTCATTCTCAAAGATTGTCCAAGATTGAGACAAGTACACCCTTCTATTGGATGTCTCTGCAATCTTATACTGCTAAATTTGCAGGACTGTACAAATCTAAGCAATCTTCCCAAAAAGATATATAAGTTGAAATCCTTAAAAACTCTGATTCTATCTGGTTGTTCGAAGATGGACCTAATGGAAAAAGATATAGTGCGAATGAAATCCTTCATAACTATAATTGCTAAAAATACAGTTATGAAACAATTGCCTTTTACAATTGTAAGCCCAAAAAGCATTGGATATATATCCCTACGTGGATTTGAGGGATTTTCACATAATCTTTTTCCTTCTATCATTCGGTCTCGGATGTCGCCAACAATGAATCCCCTATCTTATATTCATTCCTTTATGCATATGGAAGATAATAATTGGGATGATATATCACCATTGCTTAGCAGCCTCACAAATCTTCGAAGTGTTTCGGTGCAATGTGATGCCGAGTTTCAACTATCTGAGCAAGTAAAAACCATAGTGGCCGAATATGGTGCAAATGTTAGAGAATCAGTTCTTTCAAAGCATCACGTAAGGTATTCTCTGACTGGTGTTGGAAGATACAAAGAATTCTTCAATACTGTGAGCGATATCATACCTAAG GTATTTGCAAGCAGTGAGTCATGTGATGTTACTCTCCCAGGTGACAATGATCCTTATTGGTTGGCCCATATGGGTAATGGACATTATGTTTCTTTCACTGTGCCACAACATCGTGTGGTGAAGGGAATGGCTTTGTGTGTTGTTTATTTATCAACCTCCGAAATCATTGAACCTGAACTTACTACTGTCTTAATTGTTAATTACACGAAGTGCACATGCCAAATACACAATCATGGCACAGGAATTTCCTTTAATGATGAAGATTGGCATGACATATTGTCAAGTTTAGGATCAGGTGACAAGGTGGAGATTTTTGTGAATTTTGGTCACGATTTGGTGATTAAGAACACAGCTGTCTATCTGATATGTTGTGAATCAAATGACTAG
- the LOC137818109 gene encoding disease resistance protein RUN1-like isoform X2: protein MACPDGAMHSPKLQIYLDGMRAITVGLQLHMEDAILTIKYESTEVCMISICAEGGSGKTTLAKAIYHQIHGTFVEKSFIEGIGQFSGIRGDLRLLEQLLSDVLNTKVEIDSFEMGRSMIRERLSGKRVLIVLDDIPTFNGQLLRECFHWFGGGSVIIITTRPENILRIYKADSVIHVKLMNANESLELLSWHAFREAKPKQEYHFLAERVVSYCGGIPLALEVIGSYLYERTKDEWNSVLLLLDSIPQHDVESKLRISFNGLSNQMQKDLFLDVCCSFVGKSRTYVTKILNGCGIDADSGIRVLIKHSLIQINKNNKLIMHPLLREMGREIIRHISTNQPWKNSQLWWFDNDAEYALSENTLFSSKGTKVIQRLPIGRDFVRHHPLRVRDPSRLLKLAGDSEYHFKKLRWISFRGFSSEYLTNHFYLHDAIAIDVKHSLLRFLWKEPQVLMWLKVLDLSHSKYLIETPVFYGTRSLEQLILKDCPRLRQVHPSIGCLCNLILLNLQDCTNLSNLPKKIYKLKSLKTLILSGCSKMDLMEKDIVRMKSFITIIAKNTVMKQLPFTIVSPKSIGYISLRGFEGFSHNLFPSIIRSRMSPTMNPLSYIHSFMHMEDNNWDDISPLLSSLTNLRSVSVQCDAEFQLSEQVKTIVAEYGANVRESVLSKHHVRYSLTGVGRYKEFFNTVSDIIPKVFASSESCDVTLPGDNDPYWLAHMGNGHYVSFTVPQHRVVKGMALCVVYLSTSEIIEPELTTVLIVNYTKCTCQIHNHGTGISFNDEDWHDILSSLGSGDKVEIFVNFGHDLVIKNTAVYLICCESND from the exons ATGGCATGTCCAGATGGAGCCATGCACTCACCAAAGCTGCAAATTTATTTGGATGGGATGAGAGCAATTACAG TTGGATTACAATTACACATGGAGGATGCGATTCTAACTATCAAATATGAATCCACGGAAGTTTGTATGATATCAATATGTGCAGAGGGAGGATCTGGCAAAACCACCCTTGCCAAAGCCATCTACCATCAAATTCATGGTACATTCGTAGAGAAAAGTTTCATTGAAGGTATTGGGCAATTTAGCGGAATAAGAGGGGATCTTCGTTTACTAGAACAACTCCTTTCAGATGTCCTAAACACGAAGGTAGAGATAGATAGCTTTGAGATGGGAAGAAGTATGATTCGGGAAAGACTTTCTGGTAAAAGGGTGCTCATTGTACTTGACGATATACCTACGTTTAATGGACAATTACTACGGGAATGCTTTCATTGGTTCGGAGGAGGAAGTGTAATAATCATTACAACAAGACCTGAAAACATACTGAGGATATATAAAGCTGATTCTGTTATTCATGTAAAGTTAATGAACGCAAACGAGTCCCTTGAGCTTCTTAGTTGGCACGCATTTAGAGAAGCAAAACCAAAACAAGAATACCATTTCCTTGCAGAAAGAGTAGTTTCTTATTGTGGAGGAATACCTTTAGCTCTTGAAGTCATTGGAAGTTATTTATATGAAAGGACCAAAGATGAATGGAATTCAGTACTGTTACTATTAGACAGTATTCCCCAGCACGATGTTGAATCGAAATTGAGAATAAGTTTCAACGGTTTAAGCAATCAAATGCAAAAAGATTTATTTCTTGATGTATGTTGTTCCTTTGTTGGTAAGAGCAGAACCTATGTCACGAAGATCCTAAATGGCTGTGGAATAGACGCTGATAGTGGAATAAGAGTTCTCATAAAGCATAGTCTCATACAAATTAataagaacaacaaattaataatGCATCCGTTGCTACGAGAAATGGGAAGAGAAATTATTCGTCATATTTCAACAAATCAACCCTGGAAGAACAGTCAACTGTGGTGGTTTGATAATGATGCAGAATATGCACTGTCAGAGAATACG cTCTTTTCCTCAAAGGGCACAAAAGTCATTCAGAGATTGCCTATCGGAAGAGATTTCGTCAGACACCATCCTTTACGGGTAAGAGACCCATCAAGACTGCTGAAACTCGCTGGAGATTCTGAGTACCATTTTAAGAAACTGAGATGGATCAGTTTTCGAGGGTTTTCTTCAGAATACCTAACTAACCACTTTTATCTGCACGATGCAATAGCCATTGATGTAAAACACAGTCTTCTTCGATTCCTTTGGAAAGAACCCCAG GTTTTGATGTGGCTAAAAGTCCTTGATCTTAGTCACTCCAAGTATTTAATAGAAACCCCTGTCTTTTATGGAACACGAAGTCTTGAACAGCTCATTCTCAAAGATTGTCCAAGATTGAGACAAGTACACCCTTCTATTGGATGTCTCTGCAATCTTATACTGCTAAATTTGCAGGACTGTACAAATCTAAGCAATCTTCCCAAAAAGATATATAAGTTGAAATCCTTAAAAACTCTGATTCTATCTGGTTGTTCGAAGATGGACCTAATGGAAAAAGATATAGTGCGAATGAAATCCTTCATAACTATAATTGCTAAAAATACAGTTATGAAACAATTGCCTTTTACAATTGTAAGCCCAAAAAGCATTGGATATATATCCCTACGTGGATTTGAGGGATTTTCACATAATCTTTTTCCTTCTATCATTCGGTCTCGGATGTCGCCAACAATGAATCCCCTATCTTATATTCATTCCTTTATGCATATGGAAGATAATAATTGGGATGATATATCACCATTGCTTAGCAGCCTCACAAATCTTCGAAGTGTTTCGGTGCAATGTGATGCCGAGTTTCAACTATCTGAGCAAGTAAAAACCATAGTGGCCGAATATGGTGCAAATGTTAGAGAATCAGTTCTTTCAAAGCATCACGTAAGGTATTCTCTGACTGGTGTTGGAAGATACAAAGAATTCTTCAATACTGTGAGCGATATCATACCTAAG GTATTTGCAAGCAGTGAGTCATGTGATGTTACTCTCCCAGGTGACAATGATCCTTATTGGTTGGCCCATATGGGTAATGGACATTATGTTTCTTTCACTGTGCCACAACATCGTGTGGTGAAGGGAATGGCTTTGTGTGTTGTTTATTTATCAACCTCCGAAATCATTGAACCTGAACTTACTACTGTCTTAATTGTTAATTACACGAAGTGCACATGCCAAATACACAATCATGGCACAGGAATTTCCTTTAATGATGAAGATTGGCATGACATATTGTCAAGTTTAGGATCAGGTGACAAGGTGGAGATTTTTGTGAATTTTGGTCACGATTTGGTGATTAAGAACACAGCTGTCTATCTGATATGTTGTGAATCAAATGACTAG
- the LOC137819201 gene encoding uncharacterized protein, translating into MELFHVNRSWMYDRCYIGRGGLKESFVNGVEEFVIKACQQQSYLNERELRCPCDKCQCTKIFPIEMVKLHLYKNGFMYDYHVWIHHGEQVPHVNDNDDHVRVSSSDVHVDESEQFVAMQDMVHDALGQHDTFEPSNFNNREEPPNEEAQRFYDLLLEANEPLFVGAVDSKLSMCMKLLACKSNWNVPNQCLDFITTMLSDATPIKEGLPKSYYDAKRLVSMLGLKAKRIDCCVKGCMLFYENEYGKNDGRLLQCKFCHHARYHDPRVGTRQMTWHYDNRRPSGVLRHPSNGEAWKHFDQLHPEFAVEPRNVRLGLCSDGFNPYIQASAKPYSCWPVIVTPYNLPPEMCMSRPYMFLSCLIPGPHNPKARIDVYLQPLIDDLKKLWSGVETYDISRKQNFMMRASLMWTINDFPAYGMLSGWGTKGKLACPYCMEHTKAFRLEHGQKNSWFDSHRRFLPNDHTFRRNKKALKKDKVEMGGPPPMLTSEEVWNIVRNLPTVIDEPHRSKLPGYGEWHNWTKRSIFWDLPYWKDNLLRHNLDVMHIEKNFFDNIFNTVMDVKGKTKDNDKARKDLTLHCRRPDLELKLQANGKILKPKANYTLTTGESKLVYQWIKELRMPDGYSSNLARCVDVDKGKMLGMKSHDCHIFMECLLPIAFHSLPVHVLNPLIEVSHFFKDLCSATIKDHDLVRMEENISIILCKLERVFPPAFFDSMEHLPIHLANEARLGGPVQYRWMYPFERFMGDSKRSVKNKAQVDGSISASYLHRETIHFCSHYFKNFMLSPRNRRNEIPRGIESFPSMLSIFNQPGRSSGKNSFLQSKQISSSNASNDIHAHFPEWFTGQVTSEPLNVRNIHLRELSYGPFTCANEWHTYFVNGYKFHTHAWSKGKKTINSGVYVKGLTEGGHDDFYGLIEHIYELEYNSSSSPKKVVVFYCQWFDPSHRGTIVDPKYGIVNIHIEKMYLPFDPFILAHNVRQVYYVPYPTSRKDKKSWCVAIKTKPRGRIESLDMEDDVPYQIDEMSHVNEVIEVEGISGFQHSQVHVEEVDEDNEFQDFQEEDNEEEFEDSENGDTEDDYTGEDSEDGQLEQNDSEEDNEEHEFDDD; encoded by the exons ATGGAATTGTTTCATGTAAATCGTAGTTGGATGTACGATAGATGCTATATTGGCAGAGGGGGTTTAAAAGAAAGTTTTGTGAATGGGGTTGAAGAGTTTGTCATTAAAGCTTGTCAACAACAGTCTTATTTGAATGAAAGGGAGCTTAGATGTCCATGCGATAAATGTCAATGTACAAagatttttccaattgaaatgGTCAAGCTTCACCTCTATAAAAACGGTTTCATGTATGATTATCATGTTTGGATTCATCATGGTGAACAAGTGCCACATGTTAATGACAATGACGATCACGTTCGTGTTTCAAGTAGTGATGTACATGTGGATGAAAGTGAACAATTTGTAGCAATGCAAGACATGGTGCACGATGCTCTTGGGCAACATGACACATTTGAACCATCTAATTTTAATAACAGAGAGGAGCCTCCCAATGAAGAAGCTCAGAGATTTTATGATCTGTTGTTAGAGGCTAATGAGCCATTGTTTGTAGGGGCTGTAGATTCTAAATTATCAATGTGTATGAAATTGTTAGCTTGCAAGTCTAATTGGAATGTTCCTAACCAATGCTTAGATTTTATCACAACAATGTTGTCAGATGCTACACCAATAAAAGAGGGTTTGCCAAAAAGTTATTATGATGCTAAGAGGTTAGTGTCAATGTTGGGGTTGAAGGCTAAGAGGATAGATTGTTGTGTAAAAGGTTGTATGCTTTTTTATGAAAATGAATATGGGAAAAATGATGGACGACTACTACAGTGTAAATTTTGTCATCATGCACGATATCATGACCCAAGAGTTGGAACAA GACAAATGACATGGCACTATGATAATAGAAGACCTTCGGGTGTGCTACGACATCCCTCAAATGGTGAAGCTTGGAAACATTTTGATCAATTACATCCTGAATTTGCCGTTGAGCCACGTAATGTACGACTTGGTTTATGCTCTGATGGATTTAATCCATATATTCAAGCATCAGCAAAACCTTACTCTTGTTGGCCAGTAATTGTCACCCCATATAATCTTCCTCCTGAAATGTGCATGTCTAGACCCTATATGTTTTTGAGTTGTCTCATTCCCGGTCCACATAATCCGAAGGCTCGTATCGATGTTTATTTGCAACCACTTATCGATGATCTTAAAAAGTTGTGGAGTGGTGTTGAAACATACGATATTTCAAGGAAGCAAAACTTTATGATGCGAGCAAGTCTAATGTGGACAATTAATGACTTCCCTGCATATGGCATGTTGTCTGGTTGGGGGACTAAAGGTAAATTGGCTTGCCCATATTGCATGGAGCACACAAAGGCCTTTAGATTAGAACATGGACAAAAAAATAGTTGGTTTGACTCACACCGTAGGTTCTTGCCTAATGATCATACATTTAGGAGGAATAAAAAGGCTTTAAAAAAGGACAAAGTTGAAATGGGTGGACCACCACCTATGTTGACATCTGAAGAGGTTTGGAATATAGTTAGGAATCTACCAACAGTCATAGATGAGCCTCACAGGTCGAAATTACCAGGTTATGGAGAGTGGCATAATTGGACAAAAAGAAGTATCTTTTGGGATCTTCCATATTGGAAAGATAATTTATTGAGGCACAATCTTGATGTTATGCATATAGAGAAAAATTTCTTTGACAATATATTTAACACCGTCATGGATGTAAAAGGTAAAACAAAGGACAATGATAAGGCAAGAAAAGACCTAACATTGCATTGTAGGAGACCTGATTTGGAGTTAAAGTTGCAAGCTAATGGGAAGATTCTAAAACCAAAAGCAAATTACACTTTAACTACAGGGGAATCAAAGTTAGTTTATCAATGGATAAAAGAACTTCGTATGCCTGATGGTTATTCTTCAAATTTGGCAAGATGTGTGGATGTAGACAAGGGGAAGATGCTTGGGATGAAAAGTCATGATTGTCATATATTCATGGAGTGTTTACTTCCTATTGCATTTCATTCATTACCAGTGCATGTTTTGAATCCACTTATCGAAGTTAGCCATTTCTTCAAAGATTTGTGCTCGGCAACAATAAAGGATCATGACTTGGTTAGAATggaagaaaatatttcaatcattCTTTGCAAGTTGGAGAGAGTATTCCCCCCTGCATTCTTTGATTCAATGGAACACCTTCCAATTCATCTtgcaaatgaagcaagacttGGTGGACCAGTTCAATATAGATGGATGTATCCATTTGAaag GTTTATGGGTGATTCTAAACGCTCAGTGAAAAATAAGGCTCAAGTTGATGGATCAATTTCTGCATCTTACTTGCACCGAGAAACAATTCACTTTTGTTCCCACTATTTCAAGAACTTCATGTTGTCACCACGAAATCGTAGAAATGAAATACCTCGTGGAATTGAAAGTTTTCCATCAATGTTATCCATCTTTAACCAGCCTGGTCGTTCTTCAGGAAAAAA TTCATTCTTGCAATCTAAACAAATAAGCTCATCAAATGCATCAAATGATATACATGCACATTTCCCTGAATGGTTTACGGGTCAG GTTACAAGTGAGCCTTTAAATGTAAGAAACATACACTTAAGGGAATTATCATATGGCCCTTTCACATGTGCTAATGAATGGCACACTTACTTCGTCAATGGGTACAAATTTCACACTCATGCATGGAGCAAGgggaaaaaaacaataaatagtgGTGTTTATGTAAAGGGGCTCACGGAAGGAGGCCATGATGATTTCTATGGACTCATTGAACACATATATGAGCTAGAGTACAATTCTTCGAGCTCCCCGAAGAAAGTGGTGGTATTTTATTGTCAGTGGTTTGATCCATCACATAGAGGTACAATAGTGGATCCTAAATATGGAATTGTGAACATTCACATCGAGAAAATGTATTTACCCTTTGATCCATTTATCCTTGCACATAATGTAAGACAAGTATATTATGTCCCCTATCCGACATcaagaaaggacaaaaaaagttGGTGTGTTGCAATTAAAACAAAGCCTAGAGGTCGCATTGAATCTCTTGATATGGAAGATGATGTTCCTTACCAAATAGATGAAATGTCTCATGTAAATGAAGTAATTGAAGTTGAAGGTATTTCAGGATTCCAACATTCGCAGGTTCATGTTGAAGAAGTGGACGAAGATAAtgaatttcaagattttcaagaagAGGATAATGAAGAGGAGTTTGAAGATAGTGAAAATGGGGACACTGAAGATGATTATACTGGAGAGGATAGTGAAGATGGGCAACTTGAACAAAATGATTCAgaagaagacaatgaagaaCATGAATTTGATGATGATTGA